One Methanobacterium sp. DNA window includes the following coding sequences:
- a CDS encoding dephospho-CoA kinase: MRVIGVTGLPGSGKSVVARVAKNLGFHIIRMGDVIRNEAMARDEDIGETAVKLRKEYGKYVVADRCVEIINGSKSEDFKNDNFNYIIEGIRSPAEIEIFKKQFKEFKVIAIYSSPKARFMRLKKRRRSDDSVNFSQFQKRDNRELNFGIGNAIATSDYMIINEGPIWKFKNNIRSILKNELKKKN; the protein is encoded by the coding sequence ATGCGAGTAATCGGAGTAACAGGACTGCCAGGATCAGGCAAAAGTGTGGTTGCAAGAGTTGCAAAAAATCTTGGATTCCATATAATACGGATGGGAGATGTTATACGTAATGAAGCTATGGCCAGAGATGAGGATATTGGTGAAACAGCCGTTAAATTACGTAAGGAATACGGAAAATATGTGGTTGCTGATAGATGTGTTGAAATCATTAATGGATCCAAGTCTGAAGATTTTAAAAACGATAATTTTAATTATATAATTGAAGGTATACGTAGTCCTGCAGAAATAGAAATATTTAAAAAACAATTTAAAGAGTTTAAAGTTATAGCAATTTATTCCAGCCCAAAAGCCCGTTTTATGAGATTAAAAAAGCGTCGCAGGTCAGATGATTCTGTTAATTTTTCACAATTTCAAAAAAGAGATAATAGAGAACTTAACTTTGGAATTGGGAATGCTATTGCAACTTCTGATTACATGATAATTAATGAAGGACCTATTTGGAAATTTAAAAACAATATTCGGAGCATATTAAAAAATGAACTGAAAAAGAAGAATTAG
- a CDS encoding phosphopantothenate/pantothenate synthetase has product MINKDHPRYESLKLRDKIVEAYKSGILADAGMIAHGRGEAFDYLIGEKTTQTSLNAIESAAAALLLANNPVISINGNATALVAEKIVDLAHVLNAKIEINLFYRTPQRVKAIEKILKEHGAHEIMGTEDNDQVQMEDISSHRGKVSHEGIYKADVVLVPLEDGDRTEALVKEGKFVIAIDLNPLSRTSKTASITIVDNITRIIPCLISEVSFLKKKSPDELKKIVCNFNNARNLEESLKVMLNSIKEFDSL; this is encoded by the coding sequence ATGATAAATAAAGATCATCCTCGATATGAATCATTAAAATTAAGAGATAAAATTGTAGAAGCCTATAAATCAGGTATTCTTGCTGATGCTGGAATGATTGCCCATGGGAGAGGTGAAGCATTTGATTACTTGATTGGGGAAAAAACAACACAAACATCCCTAAATGCAATTGAAAGTGCTGCTGCTGCATTATTACTGGCAAATAATCCAGTTATATCTATAAATGGGAATGCTACAGCTCTTGTAGCTGAAAAAATTGTGGATTTAGCCCATGTTTTAAATGCAAAAATAGAAATTAACCTTTTTTATAGAACTCCTCAAAGAGTTAAAGCAATTGAGAAAATATTAAAAGAACATGGTGCTCATGAAATTATGGGAACTGAAGATAATGATCAAGTTCAAATGGAAGACATTAGCAGTCATCGGGGAAAAGTAAGCCATGAAGGTATATACAAAGCTGATGTGGTGCTGGTTCCTCTTGAAGATGGTGATAGGACTGAAGCATTGGTTAAAGAAGGCAAATTTGTAATAGCTATTGATTTAAATCCATTATCCAGAACTTCTAAAACTGCATCTATTACTATTGTAGATAATATAACAAGGATTATTCCCTGTTTAATTAGTGAAGTCTCTTTTCTTAAAAAAAAGAGTCCTGATGAGCTTAAAAAAATAGTTTGTAATTTTAACAATGCACGTAATCTTGAAGAGTCATTAAAGGTAATGCTAAATTCCATTAAAGAATTTGATAGCCTGTAA